A window of the Citrus sinensis cultivar Valencia sweet orange chromosome 9, DVS_A1.0, whole genome shotgun sequence genome harbors these coding sequences:
- the LOC102608608 gene encoding disease resistance protein RPM1-like isoform X2 encodes MAEAAVNFAIETLGPLLVEEIRLWGGVRKEVQSINSELESLRSVLKDADARAAVEELEGGGEESVRTWVKQLRDEAYRIEDVIDEYTLMVAKLPHGSGLVGVLHRISRFIKKLKLRRGVATEIQDIKSALADIKRRGESYRFRSIDEPSSSGTRNVIPHDSRVRSFFVEDDEVVGIESIKDKLIDLMVNGRSERSVVAVVGEGGLGKTTLAGKTFNNEGLKTHFSCRAWVTVGKEYNKNDLLRTMLKEFHSFSGQPAPVEIHDMEEMELITTLRDHLKDKSYMVVFDDVWKIDFWGDVEHALLDNKKSSRIIVTTRHMNVAKFCKSSSLVHVHELETLHPNEAWKLFCRKAFGPSSRGCCPSELKELSQDILAKCGGLPLAIAAIGGLLSTKNRVVSEWKKLFDRLGSMLGSEPHLKDCNRVLSEGYHDLPHHLKSCLLYFGLFQESCKINCARLIRLWIAEGFVQYSKRPTSEQVAEEYLNELVDRSLVQVSERDISGRASICQVHDLMHEIVIRKTEELGFGRVLNGVDLSHCSKTRRITIQRSIDDGALESIKHSKVRTVFLFNIDKLPNSFMKTSIANFKLMKVLDLEDSPIDYLPEGVGNLFNLHYLSVKNTEVKIIPKSIGNLLSLEILDLKNTLVSELPVEIRNLKKLRYLMVYQYNYTSVSSIAGAAVAKVHRGLGSLTDLQKLSIIEADSQALDELMKLRQLRKLGIRPQNGNGKDVCALIANLENLESLTVLMASKEEILDLQSLSSPPQYLQRLYLTGNMKKLPDWIIKLKNVIRVGLDLSGLTEDPIRVLHALPNLLELRLGGTYNYELFHFEAGWFPKLQKLLLGVFEAVKSVIIEKGAMPDIRELKIGPCPLLMEIPIGIEHLKNLKLLNFSRMVKQVYYMAKDENWGKVTEHIPDVLVTFVKAEKWFYYRKEVLSSLSPEYVEQIC; translated from the exons ATGGCGGAGGCTGCGGTGAACTTTGCAATAGAGACCTTGGGTCCTTTGCTTGTCGAAGAAATCAGATTGTGGGGAGGTGTTAGGAAAGAAGTTCAAAGCATCAACAGCGAACTGGAGAGTCTCAGATCTGTCCTCAAAGACGCAGATGCAAGGGCAGCAGTCGAAGAATTAGAAGGAGGCGGTGAGGAAAGTGTCAGAACTTGGGTGAAACAACTGAGGGATGAAGCTTATCGCATTGAAGATGTGATCGACGAGTACACACTCATGGTGGCAAAACTCCCTCATGGGAGTGGCCTCGTTGGTGTTCTCCATAGAATCAGTCGTTTCATAAAGAAGCTGAAGCTGCGGCGTGGAGTTGCTACTGAGATTCAAGATATCAAATCAGCGCTTGCTGATATAAAGCGAAGGGGAGAAAGCTATCGATTCAGATCTATTGATGAACCATCGAGCAGTGGAACCAGAAATGTTATCCCACATGACTCTCGAGTTCGTTCCTTTTTcgttgaagatgatgaagttgTGGGCATCGAATCcattaaagataaattgattgatttgatGGTGAACGGAAGATCCGAACGTTCAGTGGTTGCTGTGGTGGGTGAAGGAGGACTAGGCAAGACCACTCTTGCCGGGAAAACTTTTAACAATGAAGGTTTAAAAACTCACTTCAGTTGCCGGGCTTGGGTCACCGTTGGGAAAGAATACAACAAAAATGATTTGTTGAGGACAATGCTAAAGGAGTTTCACAGTTTCTCAGGGCAGCCTGCTCCAGTCGAGATACACGACATGGAAGAGATGGAGCTGATCACCACGCTGAGGGACCACCTGAAGGACAAGAGTTACATGGTTGTGTTCGACGATGTTTGGAAGATTGATTTTTGGGGAGACGTGGAGCATGCTTTACTTGATAACAAGAAAAGCAGCAGGATAATTGTCACAACACGGCACATGAATGTCGCTAAGTTTTGCAAATCATCTTCCCTTGTTCACGTCCATGAGCTTGAAACTTTGCATCCGAATGAAGCGTGGAAACTTTTTTGTAGAAAGGCGTTCGGACCAAGCTCTAGAGGCTGTTGTCCTTCAGAGTTGAAGGAGTTGTCCCAGGACATCCTTGCAAAATGTGGAGGTTTGCCTCTTGCTATCGCGGCCATAG GTGGACTTCTTTCAACCAAGAACAGGGTTGTATCTGAAtggaagaaattatttgatcGGTTGGGCTCAATGTTAGGAAGTGAACCCCATCTAAAAGACTGCAACAGAGTTTTATCTGAAGGGTATCATGATCTTCCTCACCATCTCAAATCATGTCTTCTCTACTTTGGCTTATTTCAAGAGAGCTGCAAAATTAACTGTGCTAGACTCATCCGTTTGTGGATAGCTGAGGGCTTTGTCCAGTACAGCAAACGCCCCACATCTGAACAA GTTGCAGAAGAATACTTGAATGAGCTCGTTGACAGAAGCTTGGTTCAAGTTTCAGAGAGAGATATTTCTGGGCGAGCTAGTATCTGCCAAGTTCATGATCTTATGCACGAGATCGTCATCAGAAAAACTGAAGAATTGGGCTTCGGTCGTGTGCTGAACGGAGTGGACTTGAGTCATTGCAGTAAAACTCGACGAATAACTATACAGAGAAGTATTGATGATGGTGCTTTAGAGAGCATCAAGCACTCGAAGGTCCGtactgtttttcttttcaatataGATAAGCTGCCCAACTCTTTCATGAAAACAAGTATTGCCAATTTCAAGCTCATGAAAGTACTAGATCTGGAAGATTCTCCTATAGATTACCTTCCTGAAGGAGTGGGAAACTTATTCAATTTACACTACTTGAGTGTGAAAAATAcagaagtaaaaataattccCAAGTCCATTGGAAATCTTCTCAGTTTAgagattttggatttgaaaaaCACTTTGGTGAGTGAACTTCCAGTAGAGATCAGGAATCTTAAAAAGTTGCGTTATCTAATGGTGTATCAGTACAATTATACCTCAGTTTCTAGTATAGCAGGAGCAGCAGTAGCCAAAGTACACCGGGGGCTTGGGTCGCTAACGGATCTGCAGAAGTTGTCTATTATAGAAGCTGACTCTCAAGCGCTTGACGAGCTTATGAAGCTAAGGCAGTTAAGAAAGTTGGGCATTAGGCCCCAAAATGGAAATGGCAAGGATGTGTGTGCTTTGATTGCAAATTTGGAAAACCTAGAGTCTTTAACAGTGTTAATGGCAAGCAAAGAAGAAATACTTGACTTGCAGTCTTTGAGTAGTCCTCCTCAATATCTGCAGCGTCTCTACTTGACGGGGAATATGAAGAAACTGCCGGATTGgattattaaactaaaaaatgtaATCAGAGTGGGTTTGGACTTGTCGGGATTGACTGAGGATCCAATCAGAGTCCTTCACGCCTTGCCTAATTTATTGGAACTTAGACTCGGGGGGACATACAACTACGAGCTTTTTCACTTTGAAGCAGGTTGGTTTCCAAAACTCCAAAAGTTGCTTCTCGGGGTCTTCGAGGCTGTGAAATCGGTTATAATAGAGAAAGGTGCGATGCCTGATATTAGAGAACTGAAGATTGGGCCTTGCCCATTGTTGATGGAGATTCCTATTGGAATTGAACATCTTAAAAACCTTAAGCTACTCAACTTTTCTCGTATGGTTAAACAAGTTTATTACATGGCAAAAGACGAGAACTGGGGGAAGGTTACTGAGCATATACCAGATGTCCTTGTCACTTTTGTGAAAGCCGAGAAATGGTTTTATTATCGAAAAGAGGTTCTCTCATCTCTGTCTCCTGAATATGTCGAGCAAATCTGCTGA
- the LOC102608608 gene encoding disease resistance protein RPM1-like isoform X1, with protein MAEAAVNFAIETLGPLLVEEIRLWGGVRKEVQSINSELESLRSVLKDADARAAVEELEGGGEESVRTWVKQLRDEAYRIEDVIDEYTLMVAKLPHGSGLVGVLHRISRFIKKLKLRRGVATEIQDIKSALADIKRRGESYRFRSIDEPSSSGTRNVIPHDSRVRSFFVEDDEVVGIESIKDKLIDLMVNGRSERSVVAVVGEGGLGKTTLAGKTFNNEGLKTHFSCRAWVTVGKEYNKNDLLRTMLKEFHSFSGQPAPVEIHDMEEMELITTLRDHLKDKSYMVVFDDVWKIDFWGDVEHALLDNKKSSRIIVTTRHMNVAKFCKSSSLVHVHELETLHPNEAWKLFCRKAFGPSSRGCCPSELKELSQDILAKCGGLPLAIAAIGGLLSTKNRVVSECKKLFDRLGSMLGSDPHLKDCNRVLSEGYYDLPHHLKSCLLYFGLFPESCKINCARLIRLWIAEGFVQYSKRTTSEQVAEEYLNELVDRSLVQVSERDISGRASICQVHDLMHEIVIRKTEELGFGRVLNGVDLSHCSKTRRITIQRSIDDGALESIKHSKVRTVFLFNIDKLPNSFMKTSIANFKLMKVLDLEDSPIDYLPEGVGNLFNLHYLSVKNTEVKIIPKSIGNLLSLEILDLKNTLVSELPVEIRNLKKLRYLMVYQYNYTSVSSIAGAAVAKVHRGLGSLTDLQKLSIIEADSQALDELMKLRQLRKLGIRPQNGNGKDVCALIANLENLESLTVLMASKEEILDLQSLSSPPQYLQRLYLTGNMKKLPDWIIKLKNVIRVGLDLSGLTEDPIRVLHALPNLLELRLGGTYNYELFHFEAGWFPKLQKLLLGVFEAVKSVIIEKGAMPDIRELKIGPCPLLMEIPIGIEHLKNLKLLNFSRMVKQVYYMAKDENWGKVTEHIPDVLVTFVKAEKWFYYRKEVLSSLSPEYVEQIC; from the exons ATGGCGGAGGCTGCGGTGAACTTTGCAATAGAGACCTTGGGTCCTTTGCTTGTCGAAGAAATCAGATTGTGGGGAGGTGTTAGGAAAGAAGTTCAAAGCATCAACAGCGAACTGGAGAGTCTCAGATCTGTCCTCAAAGACGCAGATGCAAGGGCAGCAGTCGAAGAATTAGAAGGAGGCGGTGAGGAAAGTGTCAGAACTTGGGTGAAACAACTGAGGGATGAAGCTTATCGCATTGAAGATGTGATCGACGAGTACACACTCATGGTGGCAAAACTCCCTCATGGGAGTGGCCTCGTTGGTGTTCTCCATAGAATCAGTCGTTTCATAAAGAAGCTGAAGCTGCGGCGTGGAGTTGCTACTGAGATTCAAGATATCAAATCAGCGCTTGCTGATATAAAGCGAAGGGGAGAAAGCTATCGATTCAGATCTATTGATGAACCATCGAGCAGTGGAACCAGAAATGTTATCCCACATGACTCTCGAGTTCGTTCCTTTTTcgttgaagatgatgaagttgTGGGCATCGAATCcattaaagataaattgattgatttgatGGTGAACGGAAGATCCGAACGTTCAGTGGTTGCTGTGGTGGGTGAAGGAGGACTAGGCAAGACCACTCTTGCCGGGAAAACTTTTAACAATGAAGGTTTAAAAACTCACTTCAGTTGCCGGGCTTGGGTCACCGTTGGGAAAGAATACAACAAAAATGATTTGTTGAGGACAATGCTAAAGGAGTTTCACAGTTTCTCAGGGCAGCCTGCTCCAGTCGAGATACACGACATGGAAGAGATGGAGCTGATCACCACGCTGAGGGACCACCTGAAGGACAAGAGTTACATGGTTGTGTTCGACGATGTTTGGAAGATTGATTTTTGGGGAGACGTGGAGCATGCTTTACTTGATAACAAGAAAAGCAGCAGGATAATTGTCACAACACGGCACATGAATGTCGCTAAGTTTTGCAAATCATCTTCCCTTGTTCACGTCCATGAGCTTGAAACTTTGCATCCGAATGAAGCGTGGAAACTTTTTTGTAGAAAGGCGTTCGGACCAAGCTCTAGAGGCTGTTGTCCTTCAGAGTTGAAGGAGTTGTCCCAGGACATCCTTGCAAAATGTGGAGGTTTGCCTCTTGCTATCGCGGCCATAG GTGGACTTCTTTCAACCAAGAACAGGGTTGTATCTGAATGTAAGAAATTGTTTGATAGGTTGGGCTCAATGTTAGGAAGCGATCCCCATCTAAAAGATTGCAACCGAGTTTTATCTGAAGGGTATTATGATCTTCCTCACCATCTCAAATCATGTCTTCTGTACTTTGGCTTATTTCCAGAGAGCTGCAAAATTAACTGTGCTAGACTTATCCGTTTGTGGATAGCTGAGGGCTTTGTCCAGTACAGCAAACGCACCACATCTGAACAGGTTGCAGAAGAATACTTGAATGAGCTCGTTGACAGAAGCTTGGTTCAAGTTTCAGAGAGAGATATTTCTGGGCGAGCTAGTATCTGCCAAGTTCATGATCTTATGCACGAGATCGTCATCAGAAAAACTGAAGAATTGGGCTTCGGTCGTGTGCTGAACGGAGTGGACTTGAGTCATTGCAGTAAAACTCGACGAATAACTATACAGAGAAGTATTGATGATGGTGCTTTAGAGAGCATCAAGCACTCGAAGGTCCGtactgtttttcttttcaatataGATAAGCTGCCCAACTCTTTCATGAAAACAAGTATTGCCAATTTCAAGCTCATGAAAGTACTAGATCTGGAAGATTCTCCTATAGATTACCTTCCTGAAGGAGTGGGAAACTTATTCAATTTACACTACTTGAGTGTGAAAAATAcagaagtaaaaataattccCAAGTCCATTGGAAATCTTCTCAGTTTAgagattttggatttgaaaaaCACTTTGGTGAGTGAACTTCCAGTAGAGATCAGGAATCTTAAAAAGTTGCGTTATCTAATGGTGTATCAGTACAATTATACCTCAGTTTCTAGTATAGCAGGAGCAGCAGTAGCCAAAGTACACCGGGGGCTTGGGTCGCTAACGGATCTGCAGAAGTTGTCTATTATAGAAGCTGACTCTCAAGCGCTTGACGAGCTTATGAAGCTAAGGCAGTTAAGAAAGTTGGGCATTAGGCCCCAAAATGGAAATGGCAAGGATGTGTGTGCTTTGATTGCAAATTTGGAAAACCTAGAGTCTTTAACAGTGTTAATGGCAAGCAAAGAAGAAATACTTGACTTGCAGTCTTTGAGTAGTCCTCCTCAATATCTGCAGCGTCTCTACTTGACGGGGAATATGAAGAAACTGCCGGATTGgattattaaactaaaaaatgtaATCAGAGTGGGTTTGGACTTGTCGGGATTGACTGAGGATCCAATCAGAGTCCTTCACGCCTTGCCTAATTTATTGGAACTTAGACTCGGGGGGACATACAACTACGAGCTTTTTCACTTTGAAGCAGGTTGGTTTCCAAAACTCCAAAAGTTGCTTCTCGGGGTCTTCGAGGCTGTGAAATCGGTTATAATAGAGAAAGGTGCGATGCCTGATATTAGAGAACTGAAGATTGGGCCTTGCCCATTGTTGATGGAGATTCCTATTGGAATTGAACATCTTAAAAACCTTAAGCTACTCAACTTTTCTCGTATGGTTAAACAAGTTTATTACATGGCAAAAGACGAGAACTGGGGGAAGGTTACTGAGCATATACCAGATGTCCTTGTCACTTTTGTGAAAGCCGAGAAATGGTTTTATTATCGAAAAGAGGTTCTCTCATCTCTGTCTCCTGAATATGTCGAGCAAATCTGCTGA